Genomic segment of Juglans microcarpa x Juglans regia isolate MS1-56 chromosome 7S, Jm3101_v1.0, whole genome shotgun sequence:
atcaacTTAATTTCCTTGATATGATCTTCCGGATCATCTTGGCTTTCCATAGAGTTCATGCAGAAGCAAGCGCTTGaacaagatgaaagaaaaaaacactcTTAACATCCTCCCAAAGTTAGGCTAGGGATTTTCAACTAGATCAAGTTCTTACTCactgatcaaacaaatccaaAGTTAAACAAAATCTTCTCGCATAAGAAACCAAAACCTTCTTACCTACTTAACCAACTGCTTTGGAAATATAAAGTCCAAGGCAGACTTCTATTgagaatattattatgtaagggtggagagagagagagagagagcgcaaagGAGCTAAAGGTCAAATATTCATTCGGGGAAACAAAAGTTGAACAAGACCCAATTAATGCTatgaaggaaggaaaaaaaaaaaaaaaaaccaattagaTGATAGATCACCACCTCTGATATAACCAATTGGTCAAAAAATGTAGACCGTGATCCAGAAGTCCAAAAGGGCACTCTTAGGCTCTTAGCTCTTATCAATACTCCAACTAGATTTTGTCATGTGATGAACTACGAAAAAGCTCATGTTTTGAGATCAAGTTCTCCATATATCCAAACTGCGAAAGCAAGCTTGAAAAGAAGAACATCATGTGGGATTGGAAGTTGAGTATTCAAGTCTCCCTCATCAGAATGTCCTGCTAATAAAAGAATCCCATAATGCATTAAAAGTGATTAAACCTATTTCATATGATCGAAAGGTAAAAAGAGGATCAGTCTCCAAAGAAGAGAGAGTGACAATGAACTTTATGAAATGATTAATGGCTGATCTACTAGCCAACCCAAGATTAGTTGTACTAGAGTTCACAAGCACACATAATTAGTTGGCAGACATTTTCACAAAACCGATGTTAGaagatagactatgcatgattagaagagaaatagaaatgatgcatgccatgaatatctgttaaatatttttattttattatctcaaatgACTTACAAAAACTTGAGACTTTTAACCTCATTTTTCAAGCGCTCTTGTTCTTCATATGTCAACATGTTATCCTTATCTAAAGGCCTAGGCAGTTCAAATGAAGAGTCAAGCAAGGATTTTAAATCTTTATTCTCCTGCTTtaagtctcatatttttttattagactCGTGAACAAGTCGTTGAAGCACACAAATCTTCTCATTAAGCTTTTCAACCTCACGAGTTCTGGACTGGAACTGCCGAAAAAATGCGATAATGGACGATGAGTATCAAGTACTGAGACCCACAAAGTCATAAATGGCGTCATCATCAGACTTGTTAGTCAAATCACTCTCATGCTGCATCATGGCACCTATGGTAGATGTAGAAATAACTGGTGGCTGAGATGTAGAATACCTCATAGTGATTAAGGGgattgttggaagaagattGCTAAGCGGtcggaaataaaataaaaaaaataaataaataaaataaaaaaaaaaggtaaaaagcTTAGAGAGCGATAATGGAGACGGAtttcagaaagaaaagaagatttgATGAGAATGAGATGAAACTCAATACTGATTTTATAAAGATGGAAATGAGAACAAGACAACCTATCAGATTACAAGATATGCTAgatgcatattttatttagctAAGCCAGCAAGATTAACTGCAGATTGTCTCTATATTTCTCGTAAACACTGAACCTCTGCTGTTAACCGCTGCTGTTGACTTTGTATTTGTATCTCCTCTCGTTCCAGCTCCTCTATGCATGGTAGCAAGTCATGAACATACTAgtccaaaaatttcttaaactctttttttttaatattttattctttctacttTTATTAGCAAGCCTTTGTTGAAACTcagatatttgatttttaagcTGATCAACTCACTCACCCGTGATAGTAACCTCTGAGACATGGTTGTAATAGTGCCAGCATATTAAGCACTGAGCATTCTCAATCTTGCAACAAACTCAGCATCGATCCTGCTAGAAAAATACATCTCTGCTCCTATCATGGCGTTGACTTCCTCAGGAGAGAAGATTAGTGGTTGAGGCGTAAATGGTTCCTGATTCAAATCTGGAACATTATTGGAAGAAAGTTGTTCGGCCATTTGacagattttgagaaattgtgagaaatgagagaaattgtTATGTGTGTATTTCGAATGGTGAAAATGGTCTTTTAAATAGAAACCCAGAGCATTCAAATCTTTGCAAAAGTTTATCCAGGCGGGACCCGGGGTAGGGCTTGAGGCTTTAAAGCATTTGTCAGGACTCGAGGCTTTGCCGCACTATCTCCGCAGACCTAAGCAACTTGAGCTTTACAGCACATATTGGGACCCAGGCAACTCCAGGTTTTACTACACTTGTCGGGCTCCAGATTTTACGGCACTTGTCGGGTTCAAGTTTTACGGCAATTATTCAACTCAATACAACTTCAAGGGTGAGAAAATTGCATATCCATGAAGTGAATGAAGCTCATAAAGATGCCTATGACAACGCTCAGCTGGCAAAGGAACgcatgaaaattttgaatgataaaaatttttttcatcccaagCATTTCACACTTGGCCAAGAAGTTCTTCTTTACAACTATCACTTACATGTTTTTCCTAGTACCTTGATTTTTTAGTGTTGTTTCTTTTATTGCTTCTCTTTATTTATCATCGGGTTTTGGAGTGCTGGTAACTTGGCCACGAGTTTTGGACTATAATTATCAGGAAAATGCGACAATGGATATGATTCTCGAGTACCGAGACTCACAACTTCATAAATGGCATCATCATTTGACTTGTTAGTCAGATCATTCTCATGCTGCATCATGACACTTATGGTGGATGTAGAAATAACTAGTGGTCGAAATGCAGAATGCCCCATATAGTGAACAAGGGGATTGTTAGAAAAAGATTGTTGAGCCATTAAAGAAAAAGCTTAGAGAGCCAGAATGTAGATAAATTTCAGAGAGCAAAAAATGTTTGATGCGAATGAGATGAAActcaaaaacaaagagaagcaATAAAAGAAACAACACTCAAAAATCACAAGAAAAAACATGAAAGCGAGAGTTGTAGAGAAAAACTTCTTAACCAAGTGTGAAATGctttggatgaatttttttatcatgcAAAAATCTTCTTGCGTTCCTTTGCCAGCTGAGCGTTGTCATAGACATCTTGACGACTTTCATCCAATTCATTGATCTACAATTTTCTCACCCCTGAAGTTGTATCGAGTTGAATAATTTGTGTAAAACTTGGAACCTGACAAGTGCCGTAAAATCCGAAGCCCAACAAATGCCTTAAAACCTGGAGTCACCTAGGTCCTAATACGTGATGTAAAGCTCAAGCCATCTGGGTTCACTAAGATAGTGCAACAAAGCCTCGAGCCTTCCCCCAAATCTCGACAAATGCTTTAAAGCCTCGAGCCCCGCCCCGAGTCCCGACTAGATCAACTTTTGCAGAGATTTGAATGTTTTGGACTTCTATTTAAAAGACCATTTCACCCTTCGAAATACACACAGAacaatttctctcatttctcacaaTTTCTCAAATGGTCGAGTAACATTCTTCCAATAATGTTCCAGATTTGAATCAAAAATCATTTACACCCCAACCACTAATCTTCTCTCCTGAGGTCGTCAACGCCATGATAGGAGtagagatgtatttttttagcaGGACTAATGTTGAGGTTGTTGCAGGATCAAGAATGCTTAGTGCTTAATATGTTGCCGCTATTACAACCATGTCTCAGAGGTTACTGTCACGGGTGAGTGAGGTTGATtatcttaaaaatcaaatatctgAGTTGCAACAAATGCTTGCTAATGAaagtagaaagaataaaatattaaaacaagaaaacaaggaGTTAAAGACTAGTATGCTCATGACTTGCAACCACGCATAGAGGAGCTAGAACGAGAGGGGGTACAAATACAAATTCAACAGCAGTGGTTAACAACAGAGGTTCAACGTTTACGAGAAATATAAGGACAATTTACAGTTAATCTCGCTGGCTTagctaaataaaatatgcatcCATCATATCTTGTAATCTGATAGCTTGTCTTGTTCTCAATTCCATCTATATAAAATCAGTATTGAGTTTCATTTCATTCGCATCAAATCTTCTTTGCTCTCTGAAATCCATCTGCATTCTCGCTCtctaagctttttttttttaatggctcGACACTCTTCTTCCAACAATCCCCTTGTTCACTATATGAGGTATTCTGCATCTCGGCCACCAGTTATTTCTACATCCATCATAGGTGCCACGATGCAGTATGAGAATGATTTAATTAACAAGTCAGATGATGACGCCATTTATGAACTTTTGGGTCTCGGTACTCGATACTTATCATCTATTGTCACATTTTCCCGGCAATTGCAGTCTAAAACTTGTGAGTTTGAAAAGGTTAACGAGAAGATTTATGAACTTCAACGACTTGCTTATGAGTCTAACAAAAAAATAGGAGACTTAAAGCTTGAGAATAAGGATTTAAAATCCTTACTTGTCTCTTCATTTCGACTTTCTACTCCTTTAGATAAGGATAATATGTCGATATATGAAGAGTAAGAGCGCTTGAAAAATGAggttaaaagtttcaaatttttgtaaattgttTGAGATAATGAAATAAGAATGTTTAACAGATATTCATGGCATGCATCATTCCTATCTATCTCTAAGTTGTGTATATTTCTTTCAGTGCTCAATGCAACTCTACGCAAtctatttgaattgtctctcaccTAAGACATGAAACAtcagtccaaatagcataaataaaattcaaacgactaagtagtattttttttttttattattattttactcgTTGAAGGAGGCCTAACTCACGCACACAAAatcgaaaagaaaaaatagatggaTGCAGGACCGCGcggaagaaaaagaacaatgCACTTGAACGTGCTGGGCAACTCACATGCAACATGCAAAGATGGGTAttgaataaagaagaagataaaaagtCTATGGCCAACTTCAAAGAAAGAAGGAGTGCTTTCCCTTTCTCTGGGAGAAAGCGTGGGGTTCCAGTGCCTTTGTTGTTTTCAACAAAGGATTTAGTCTCACCTTGGTGAGTTTTTTCTGTGACAGTGGTGTTGGGTAGCTAGACGAGATGGAGGAGGAGGAACTGGCATCACAATGGGAAAGGCTTCATCTCTCCAAGGAAGAAAGTGGTTGCTTCCATGTCCAGCAAAAGAGCATCCGCGATGAATAAGAAGAGGAAAGTACTATATTGTTGGGAAAGCTTTGACGGAGAAGGGAGTGAATAGTGAAGGATTCAGAATAACAATGTCTCAAATATGGAGGCTGGACGGGTGGGTGACGTTTAAGGAACTTGGTGATCAATCCTTCTTGATCGAGTTTCAGAAGATAGAAGACAAAGAAAAGGTACTAAGTGGACGTCCATGGTTCTTTGACAGACACCTCCTCACCATGATGGAGGTGGACGAGAAGGAATCCATAGATGGGTTGAAGTTCTGCTTTGAGCCATTCTGGATACAGCTACACAACCTCCCACTATCAGTCATGACAGAAGATTTCGGTGAGCAGTTTGCAGAAGCTATAGGCCCGGTTATAAGAGTAGAAGCAGAGGCAGATGGACGTGCTTGGGGCAGATGCCTAAGAGTAAGGGTGGCTGTGGACCTTAACAGACCCCTACTTCGAGGGAAATGGCTAAGGCTGGATGACAAACAACACTGGATCTCATTCAAATACGAGAGGCTGCAAAACTTTTGCTTTCAGTGTGGTATTCTTAGTCACAAAGGCAAAGGTTGCTTGACTGCTCGTAATGCTCAGCAAGGAGAGACTTTGCCCCCAACTCAGTTTGGTCCATGGCTCCGAGGACAGCCTAGGAACACAAACATTTTCGATAGCCGTAGATACGGCGGATCAAAGGGCGGAAACAACCAACAGACGGGGCAGAAAGGGGGAGAGGGTACTATTGTCCAAGATATATTTGTGCCTCGTACATCAGAAGCCTTCGCGAAAAAGGTGGCAGGTGAAAAGGAGAAGGTGTCAGCAAGAAAGAAGTAAGAAGGGTCTCAGACAGGCACCAATCAGTCACATACTGATGGGAAAGGAGGAGAAGGTGCTGCTGAGGATCCATGCATCGGGATCTTGGCTGGAAGCCAGGGTGTAAGTCAACTGTCTGACCCAATAAAGGTTACCTTTGGTCAGAAGGATGATAGGTTCTTAGAACCTGGTGGCCCTCAGGAGATACAGGTTTCTCACGTGGGGGAGGCTTCTGCAGTTAACCTAATGTCGGGGACATATAGCCTCCATGAGTCTATGAAGGAAGTAGGGGTGGAAAGGGTTACAAAGGAAATTTCTAAAATAGGCAGCATGGCTATGGATCAAACGCCTGGTGAAGACACTATCATGCCAATGGCAAAGGTTGAGGGTATGAGGACTATGAGGAAATGGAAAAGGAAAGCCCGGGAGAGTGAGACCAATACAAAAGGCAATAGTAATACAAGCCTAGCTGATGGTTCTGCATGCAATGCAAGGAACTTGTATGCGAGGGGGTGCAAAAGAGTCTCAACTTTTCAGGAGTCTAGTTCAAAAAAGACAAGGAGATGCCTCAATACAACAGATTTTCCTATGACTAAGGCAGAGGCTGGCTTTCAGCCCTACCATGATCAATGAGCATATTAGTgtggaactgtcgagggcttgggaaccctcggacagttaaGGTCCTTAGGAATCTGACTAAGGAAAAGTTTCCCAATTTGGTTTTCCTAGTGGAAACTAAATGCAGAAGTAATAAAATGGAGGCAATTAGGAGGTTGCTGCAAATGGATGGGTGTTTTACTATGGACTGTATGGGATTTAGTGGAGGGATTGCCCTTCTCTGGAAAGACGAGTGGAGGGTTAACATCATTAATTATACTAAATGGCACATTAGTGCTCTGATCCAGGAGATAAAGGATGGACCTACATGGCAATTCACGGGGTTCTATGGACACCCTGATACAGGGAAAAGAGGCAGTAGTTGGCATTTGCTGAAGATGCTCAAACCCACCAACTCCTTAGCATGGCTATGTGCTGGGGACTTTAATGAGATCCTTCATCAGAGTGAAAAGATTGGTGGAGCAGCCAGACCTTATAAACAGATTGAGGACTTTAGACAAGCTGTGGAAGCTTGTGGTCTAAATGATATACACTCTCATGGGCAAAGGTTTACTTGGTCGAATAACAGATGTGGGAATGATTTTACTAAAGAAAAGATTGATAGAGCCTTTTGGAAATAAAGAATGGAATGAGTTATATGGTCATGGGGTTTGTAACGCACTTCCTGCAATTAGATCTGATCACTCTCCTTTGTCAATTAGTCTGCACAACACCACTAAGGGAAGGATGAAAAGGAGATGGTGCTTTAGATATGAGATGGCATGGGAAATAAAGGAAGAATGTCAGAAGGTGGTGAGAGAGGCATGGCAAAATGCTGGTATAACAGATGGTCAGGCCAAATCCTTAAGGACACAGCTTGAATGCTGCCAAAAGGGTCTCACGACCTGGAGGCAAAAGCTTAAGCAACAAGAGGACCAGATCATTAAAAATGGGACACAATTTATTGGGCATGTTCAGAACGTTGGTACTGGTGAGCACTTGGCAGCTATGAAACAAACCCAAGAGGAGGTGGTTTCTGCCATTATAGCAAATGATATcaagtggaaacaaagggcaaaGCAACACTGGCTTAAACATGGGGACAGAAACACCCAGTTTTTTCACATGCAAGCAAGCCAGAGAAGGAAGACCAATGCAGTTAAAAGCATAGAAGATCTGCAAGGAAGGTGTGTCACTGACCTATTAGCAATTGGAGAGGTATTCACAagctttttctcctctcttttcacTACTTCCAATCCCAGTTCTATTGACCAATGTCTGTTTGCAATGGACACCAAATTAGACAGTGTTAAGAAGGCTTGGCTATTAAACCCTTTCACTAGGGAGGAGATCACTGCAGCTATTTTTCGAATGAATCCCTTGGGGTCTCCAAGCCCTGATGGGTTCCCTGCCCAATTCTACCAAAAGAACTGGGAGGTAGTGGGGGATCAAGTCTGTAATTTTGCTCTTGGCTTCCTTAATCATGGGGGCACCCTCAATGAGGTAAATGACACTTTTATTACTCTCATACCCAAAGTTCAGAACCCCAAAAGAGTAGTGGATTACAGACCAATAAGCCTTTGTAATGTCTTATACAAGGTTGTGTCTAAAACCATGGCAAATAGACTTAAGCACATACTGCCACAGATTATTGCCCCCAATCAGAGTGCCTTTGTCCCTGGAAGGCTCATATCTGATAACACCTTGATTGCTTATGAGGTCCTTCACTCTATGAACTCTAGAATGAAAGGGAGGAAAGGTTTTATGGCTCTAAAACTggatatgagcaaggcctatgaCAGGGTAGAGTGGAGATTCATTGAAGCCATCATGGTTAAAATGGATTTTCCTGCTCATTGGATCCACATCACTCAAGCTTGTCTCACTTCCGTCTCTTACTCTATACTTCTTAATGGAGATCCTCAAAAAAAGTTTGCACCTACGAGAGGCCTAAGACAAAGTGATCCCATGTCACCCTACTTATTTATACTATGTGCAGAAGCCCTCTCTTCCCTCCTCAAACATGCTGAGACATGTCGCAGTATAACTCCTGTGGCAATTGGTAGAGGTCCTGTTAAAGTAAACCATCTCTTCTTTGCTAATGATAGCCTTCTGTTCTGCCAAGCCAAGCAGGAGGAAATTAATTGTGTTCTTAACATCCTTGAGTTATATGAGAAAGGATCAGGTCAGGTTCTTAACAAGGATAAGTCTGCCATTTACTTCAGCAAGAATACTGCCCGGATGACCCAACAGCTGATCATGCACCTTGCAGGTGTCCAATCCACTTCTTGCTTTGAGAAATACCTGGGCTTACCTTCATTGGTGGGTAGAAAGAAGATAGCATCCTTCCACTCTTTAGTTGATAGAACCTGGTCTCAGGTCACTAATTGGAGGACCAAATTTCTCTCTGCAGCAGGAAAGGAGATACTGCTCAAAGCTGTGCTCCAAGCTATCCCTACCTATGCAATGGGGATGTTCCTTCTACCAGCCTCTATTTCAAGGAAATTAAACCAGATACTAAGGAAGTTTTAGTGGGGTTTCaatgaagatttttcaaaaattcagtGGGTCAACTGGGAGAAGCTTAGTGGCAGGAAGGATATGGGAGGGCTTGGGTTTCGAgacttgagatgcttcaatcttgctctactatccaaacagggATGGAGGATCCTCCAAAATCCTACATCTCTAGTGGCACAAATTTTAAAGCAGAAGTATTTCAACAATGGAAATTTGCTTGATGCTAAGCTGGGAGGTGGGCCTTCTTTTGCATGGAGAGGAATACATGCTGGATTAAGTTTGTTAAAAAAAGGCCTCATTTGAAGGGTTGGAAATGGACAGAAGATTAACATCTGGCAAGATAGATGGGTACCATCTCTACCTACACAAAAGATCTTGACCCCTCGAGAAGCTGATTGTTGGTGCGAAAAAGTCAGTGATATCATTGATCCTCAACAGAAGAGATGGCAGGAACCTATCCTATCTGAACTCTTCACTAACCAGGAAATAGAGGGCATAAAGGTAATTCCCATCAGCTTAGGAGATAGAGAAGACAAACTCACCTGGCAGATTTCTCTTAATGGCAGCTACACAGTTAAAAGTGGATACTATCTTGGCAAAGAATTGGAGAGAGAGCAAGGAGGAGAACCTTCCGGCAGAGCTGAGAACTGCCAAGTGTGGAGGTCCATTTGGAAACTCAAGGTTCCTCCTACCACCAAAATGTTTATCTGGAGGGCATGCAGTGAAAGCCTTGCCCACTATGGCTAACCTGAAAATAAGAAAGGTGGTAAAGGATAACATTTGTTTGATATGCAAAAGGGAATCTGAAACCTCTGGCCACGCTTTATGGGGATGCAGCAGTGCCCAAGATGTTTGGTGTCAAGGCCCAAAGAAAGtgcaaaaattttcttttcacagTGACTTGGTTTTTAATATCTGGGCAGAATTGATTGGCAAGCTTGAACCAGGGGATTTAAATGAGGTGGCTGCTACAATGAGAGTGATATGGGCGAGAAGAAATGATGTCTTACATGGGAAAGTTTTTAAACACCCTCAAGAAGTCATTGGCCAGGCCAGGGCAGAATTGTCTCTGCATGAAGAGGCTTTCCAGAAGGAGGTTGATGCTAACGATGAGAACATGGCAAGAGTTCACAGATGGACAAAGCCTGCAGTAGGTGGTTTTAAAGTGAATTGGGATACAGCTGTGCAATCGAAGCTAGGAAGGATTGGCATTGGTGTCCTAATTAGAGATCATCAAGGGCTGGTGATAGGTGCACTTCGTGCTAACAGACCTTTGAGAGGTAGTGCATTTGATGTTGAAGCATATGGGCTTGTTTTGGCATGTgttttttgtatggaaattggAATAAGGCAATTCTATTTGGAGGGAGATTCAAAACAGGTCGTGGACCAAGTGATCCAAGGTTGTCCTAACTGGAGCTTAGGTGGTTGCCTCATATCAGATGCCAAAGCTGTTCTAATCCAAGCTGCTGATTGGTCTATCTCTCATGTATATCGGGAGGCTAACATGGCAGCTCATAAGCTTGCCCAAGCGGCCTTTGAATGCACTAAAGATCTCTATGACATTGAAATATGCCCCCCTTGTATCCTTCAGGTGGTTACTGAGGAAATGAGGCATTGATCCTGTGTTTTCCTTTGTAATACTGGTTCATCTTGTATATGGTTGGTTTGATTAATGAGATcagtttattataaaaaaaaaaaaaaaaaaaaacttcaaagaaagaagaagaggagcaCTCAACATGAAAACTCAAGCTCTCGACGACACCTGCACGCAAAAGACAAGAATTAATGCACCCCTAACGAGCTAGGGGTCAGcgaatataaaaacaaaaatgaaaataaagataaaaataaaaataacgagtTTAAATTTATCACAAATAACTATCCTATCAACGGTGCTAAAAACTTGATTCACTAAAAAATTAACAGTACAAAAACTATTCCAAGTGCAAGAAAGTATCGcgtaatattaagaaattaatttctaaatCGTCTTCTCCAAGAAAGTGTTTAAAATCAAATTcgtataaaatagtaaaaatatttacaaagagaacataaaaataaaagtgatgatATGTGCAATGAGTGGAAGAGTGCAAccgaaatgaaaaattactgGTTGTGAACCAGATTCATTTTGTTGGATTTGAGTGTAGTGATGAAGAGTAAAAAATTTAGATGCATGACGGTAAATTAAAATtgctgaaattaattaattgaatttaaaggaacaagaaaaataaatgacatcAAATTAAATGAGCAAgaattaaagatgcaagaaaaataaatgacattaatttaaatgaacatgaattaaaatgaacacttaaaaaattttaataattcatcatagactttaaattgaaataaaattaaaataaagctGGAAATGGAGGCCATAAGGAAGAAAGCTGGGCAACAACAGTTGGCCATTAGGCTCTAAACTGCGTTACCGTGCTCCCTCTCATTCACCTGAGCTTTCTCCAAATacggaagaaaataaaagcaagCTAAATTACACTACCCCTGCTCCTACTCTACTTCAAACTCTAACTCACTCTCTACTCCTGCTGCTTTCCTTCGTCCGTTTCATTCATTTATACAGGTAAAAGTCTATTATTCTGCTTAAATCATACCGTTTGGTTTGACCGTtcggtatttttttattttttattttttaccgaatgataaagaaagtaattttaaatttattgatatattttttttatttttaaaaaatatttaaatatattaaaaaattttaaataaaaaaattttaaaaaaatagttttataactAGCGGTAGCATCGAGCGCCGCTCTTTCTACAGAGGTTCAATTGCCAGGAGGTAAGTGATACTTTCGGCGTCCGGGTCCCGTGTGCCCTGAGTCTCTTGCTCCACAGCGCCGAAA
This window contains:
- the LOC121240866 gene encoding uncharacterized protein LOC121240866, with the translated sequence MAATQLKVDTILAKNWRESKEENLPAELRTAKCGGPFGNSRFLLPPKCLSGGHAVKALPTMANLKIRKVVKDNICLICKRESETSGHALWGCSSAQDVWCQGPKKVQKFSFHSDLVFNIWAELIGKLEPGDLNEVAATMRVIWARRNDVLHGKVFKHPQEVIGQARAELSLHEEAFQKEVDANDENMARVHRWTKPAVGGFKVNWDTAVQSKLGRIGIGVLIRDHQGLVIGALRANRPLRGSAFDVEAYGLVLACVFCMEIGIRQFYLEGDSKQVVDQVIQGCPNWSLGGCLISDAKAVLIQAADWSISHVYREANMAAHKLAQAAFECTKDLYDIEICPPCILQVVTEEMRH